Proteins from one Coturnix japonica isolate 7356 chromosome 5, Coturnix japonica 2.1, whole genome shotgun sequence genomic window:
- the RASSF10 gene encoding ras association domain-containing protein 10 translates to MEPEERKISVWICQEEKLISGLSRRTTCSDVVRVLLEDSHHRRQRPALPEPGGGMLSGPPHSYCIVEKWRGFERILPNKTKILRLWVAWGDEQENVRFVLVRSEASLPNAGPRSAEARVVLSRERPGHGLGAARASRALTQERQRRVVRKAFRKLAKINKKRQQPLAREVSSAERMETLVHLVLSQDHTIRQQIQRLRELDREIDRYEAKIHLDRMKRHGVNYVQDTYLVGACGEEPGRDAQPGAGRPEDDYARKCEEVLQLQEQRARQEELLEHLAAEIQEELNERWMKRRRDELELAAGPGLAETDCHTTELSGGGEGELQLEHERVKTQLSTSLYIGLKLSTDLEAVKSDLDCTQRAWEARERELQRLLETLGTLDVAEAAAEPRGAAGGGWPDPGLRKDRADNDEDSDTGLSSMHSQDSDSVPVCESLV, encoded by the coding sequence ATGGAGCCCGAGGAGCGGAAGATCTCGGTGTGGATCTGCCAGGAAGAGAAGCTGATCTCGGGACTGTCCAGGCGCACCACCTGCTCGGACGTGGTGCgggtgctgctggaggacagCCACCACCGGCGGCAGCGGCCGGCGCTGCCCGAGCCCGGCGGCGGGATGCTGTCGGGGCCGCCGCACTCCTACTGCATCGTGGAGAAGTGGCGCGGGTTCGAGCGCATCCTGCCCAACAAGACGAAGATCCTGCGGCTGTGGGTGGCGTGGGGCGACGAACAGGAGAACGTGCGCTTCGTGCTGGTGCGCAGCGAGGCCTCTCTGCCCAACGCGGGTCCGCGCAGCGCCGAGGCGCGGGTGGTGCTGAGCAGGGAGCGGCCCGGCCACGGCTTGGGGGCGGCCCGCGCCAGCCGGGCGCTCACGCAGGAGCGGCAGCGGCGGGTGGTGCGAAAAGCTTTCCGCAAGCTCGCCAAGATCAACAAGAAGCGGCAGCAGCCGCTGGCCCGGGAGGTCTCGTCTGCCGAGAGGATGGAGACGCTGGTGCACCTGGTGCTCTCGCAGGACCACACCATCCGGCAGCAGATCCAGCGGCTGCGAGAGCTGGACCGCGAGATCGACCGCTACGAGGCCAAGATCCACCTGGACCGCATGAAGAGGCACGGCGTCAACTACGTGCAGGACACCTACCTGGTGGGCGCCTGCGGCGAGGAGCCGGGTCGGGACGCGCAGCCCGGCGCCGGCCGCCCCGAGGACGACTACGCCAGGAAGTGCgaggaggtgctgcagctgcaggagcagcgaGCGcggcaggaggagctgctggagcacctGGCCGCCGAGATCCAGGAGGAGCTCAACGAGCGCTGGATGAAGCGGCGGCGGGACGAGCTGGAGCTGGCGGCGGGTCCCGGCCTGGCCGAGACGGACTGCCACACCACCGAGCTGAGCGGCGGAGGCGAGGGcgagctgcagctggagcacgAGCGGGTCAAGACGCAACTGAGCACCAGCCTCTACATCGGTCTCAAGCTCAGCACGGACCTAGAGGCCGTCAAAAGCGACCTGGACTGCACGCAGCGGGCTTGGGAGGCCCGAGAGCGGGAGCTGCAGCGGCTGCTGGAGACGCTGGGCACCCTGGACGtggcggaggcggcggcggagccgcgcggggcggcggggggaggTTGGCCGGATCCGGGGCTGCGCAAGGATCGCGCCGACAACGACGAGGACTCAGACACGGGACTGAGCTCCATGCACAGCCAGGACTCGGACTCGGTGCCCGTCTGCGAGTCCCTCGTGTAG